A genomic region of Fusobacterium sp. contains the following coding sequences:
- a CDS encoding dihydrodipicolinate synthase family protein: protein HTRKLMTTVLKEFPDFVVLSGFDENFVHNILCGGRGCIGGLSNLCPELFADWVKAVNAKNMDEVARIQKIVDKMMDLYSIGTPFIPIMKKAMMIHGIEMQDYCTKPFLRATEEQTKQIKAVMKEVGLL, encoded by the coding sequence ACATACTAGAAAACTTATGACAACAGTATTGAAAGAATTTCCTGATTTTGTAGTATTATCAGGATTTGATGAAAATTTTGTTCATAATATTTTATGTGGTGGAAGAGGGTGTATAGGAGGATTATCAAATTTATGTCCAGAACTTTTTGCTGATTGGGTAAAAGCTGTAAATGCAAAAAATATGGATGAGGTTGCTAGAATCCAAAAAATAGTAGATAAGATGATGGATCTTTATTCAATAGGGACACCATTTATTCCTATTATGAAAAAGGCTATGATGATTCATGGAATAGAAATGCAGGATTACTGTACAAAGCCTTTCTTACGGGCAACTGAAGAACAAACAAAACAAATAAAAGCAGTAATGAAAGAGGTTGGACTTTTATAA